A stretch of Bradyrhizobium sp. CCBAU 53338 DNA encodes these proteins:
- a CDS encoding FIST signal transduction protein, translating to MQIQYRHWNAAHGWRGANALCESPQLVLYFGSREGLASGERYRELRGFYPDSHIVGCSTGGQIHGDDIADDVIVAVALHFARTRVRVVNETIESRGTSRICGMRLARQLAGPDLAGVFVLSDGLNVNGNELIAGIAEVLGPEVPVTGGLAGDGARLERTLVGGDGEPQPNRIAAIGFYGASFRFAHGCAGGWDVFGPRRKVTKSNGAVVVELDGEPPLDLYTRYLGEEEAAAMPGSGLAFPLRIHDEAAPERQIVRSVFAVDRDARTLTFAADIPEGCTAQLMRANFDSLAAGAGEAGRQAREALADEVAGDKLAILVSCTGRRKVMGQRTQDELDAVAAELGDDVTRIGFYSYGEIAPPAASGRCELHNQTMTVTVIAEAAA from the coding sequence ATGCAGATTCAATATCGCCACTGGAATGCTGCCCATGGCTGGCGCGGAGCGAATGCCCTGTGCGAGTCTCCTCAGCTCGTCCTTTATTTCGGCAGTCGTGAGGGATTGGCGAGCGGCGAGCGTTATCGCGAGCTGCGCGGCTTCTATCCCGACAGCCACATCGTCGGTTGCAGCACCGGTGGCCAGATTCATGGCGACGACATTGCCGACGACGTGATCGTCGCCGTCGCCCTGCATTTCGCACGGACGCGCGTGCGGGTGGTGAACGAGACGATCGAATCCCGCGGGACATCGCGGATTTGCGGCATGCGTCTCGCCCGTCAATTGGCGGGGCCGGACCTCGCCGGCGTGTTCGTCCTCTCCGATGGATTGAACGTGAACGGCAACGAACTGATTGCCGGGATCGCCGAGGTATTGGGGCCCGAAGTGCCGGTGACCGGCGGACTCGCGGGCGACGGAGCAAGGCTCGAGCGGACATTGGTCGGAGGCGACGGCGAACCGCAGCCGAACCGCATTGCGGCGATCGGCTTCTATGGCGCGTCCTTCCGTTTCGCGCATGGCTGTGCCGGTGGCTGGGACGTGTTCGGCCCACGGCGTAAGGTGACGAAGTCGAACGGCGCTGTCGTCGTGGAACTCGACGGTGAGCCGCCGCTCGATCTCTACACCCGCTATCTCGGCGAGGAGGAGGCCGCGGCGATGCCGGGTTCTGGCCTGGCGTTTCCCTTGCGGATTCATGACGAGGCCGCGCCGGAGCGACAGATTGTGCGCTCGGTATTTGCGGTGGATCGCGACGCGCGCACGCTGACGTTTGCCGCCGACATTCCCGAGGGCTGCACCGCGCAATTGATGCGGGCGAATTTCGACAGCCTCGCCGCGGGTGCGGGCGAGGCGGGCCGGCAGGCGCGGGAAGCGCTTGCGGATGAGGTCGCGGGCGACAAGCTGGCGATCCTGGTAAGCTGTACCGGTCGTCGCAAGGTGATGGGCCAGCGTACGCAGGATGAGCTCGACGCGGTTGCCGCCGAGCTCGGCGACGATGTCACCCGCATCGGCTTCTACTCCTACGGCGAGATCGCACCTCCCGCGGCTTCCGGTCGCTGCGAGCTGCATAACCAGACCATGACCGTGACCGTCATTGCGGAGGCAGCCGCGTGA
- the rpe gene encoding ribulose-phosphate 3-epimerase produces the protein MTREIVIAPSILAADFARLGEEIASIDLAGADWIHCDVMDGHFVPNISFGADVIKAIRPVTKKIFDVHLMIAPVDPYLEAFAKAGADVITVHAEAGPHLDRSLQAIRGLGKKAGVSLCPSTPESAIEYVLDRLDLVLVMTVNPGFGGQSFLDSQLEKIARIRSMIGDRPIRLEVDGGVTRDNAGAVAAAGADTLVAGSAVFRGKSSVDYAANIAAIRTAAEGGRVPELQDGSTQLVGVGERVLVR, from the coding sequence ATGACCCGGGAGATCGTCATCGCCCCCTCGATCCTGGCGGCGGACTTCGCGCGTCTCGGCGAGGAGATCGCAAGCATCGATTTGGCCGGTGCCGACTGGATCCATTGCGATGTCATGGACGGCCACTTCGTGCCGAACATCAGTTTTGGCGCCGATGTCATCAAGGCGATCCGGCCGGTGACGAAGAAGATCTTCGACGTGCATCTGATGATCGCGCCCGTTGATCCCTATCTGGAGGCGTTCGCGAAGGCCGGCGCAGACGTCATCACCGTGCATGCCGAGGCAGGCCCGCATCTCGACCGTTCGCTCCAGGCGATCCGCGGGCTGGGCAAGAAGGCCGGCGTCAGCCTGTGTCCGTCGACGCCCGAGAGCGCGATCGAATATGTGCTCGACCGTCTCGACCTCGTGCTGGTGATGACGGTCAATCCTGGCTTCGGCGGCCAGTCATTCCTCGACTCGCAGCTCGAGAAGATCGCGCGCATCAGAAGCATGATCGGCGATCGGCCGATCCGGCTCGAGGTCGATGGCGGCGTCACGCGCGACAATGCCGGCGCGGTTGCCGCCGCCGGTGCCGACACGCTTGTCGCCGGTTCCGCGGTGTTCCGCGGCAAGAGCAGTGTGGACTATGCCGCCAATATCGCAGCCATCAGGACTGCTGCGGAGGGCGGCCGGGTTCCGGAATTGCAGGATGGTTCCACGCAGCTGGTAGGTGTCGGAGAACGCGTGCTCGTCCGTTAG
- the cbbX gene encoding CbbX protein has translation MLDMPKATTTEPNETTFDLRKEAEAAGITDTLQQLEQELIGLKPVKSRVRQIASLLLIERIRQRAGLAAAPPTLHMSFTGNPGTGKTTVALRMAKILHGLGFVRRGQVISVTRDDLVGQYIGHTAPKTKEILKKAMGGVLFIDEAYYLHRPDNERDYGQEAIEILLQVMENQREDLVVILAGYGERMTSFFASNPGFRSRIAHHIEFPDYAEAELLVIAELMLRERGYRFSAAARQAFEQYIALRRTQPFFSNARSIRNAVDRIRLRQADRLVSDLDRMLDVADLETIDPLDVLASRVFSGGADARSAKP, from the coding sequence ATGCTTGACATGCCCAAGGCAACGACCACCGAGCCGAACGAGACCACATTCGATCTCCGCAAGGAGGCCGAGGCAGCCGGGATCACCGACACGTTGCAACAGCTCGAGCAGGAGCTGATCGGACTGAAGCCGGTCAAGAGCCGCGTGCGCCAGATCGCTTCGCTCTTGCTGATCGAGCGCATCCGCCAGCGTGCTGGCCTCGCAGCAGCGCCGCCGACGCTGCACATGTCGTTCACCGGCAATCCCGGGACCGGCAAGACCACGGTGGCGCTGCGCATGGCAAAGATCCTGCACGGGCTCGGTTTCGTTCGGCGTGGACAGGTGATCTCGGTGACGCGCGACGACCTGGTCGGGCAATATATCGGCCACACCGCGCCGAAGACGAAAGAGATACTGAAGAAAGCGATGGGCGGCGTGCTGTTCATCGACGAGGCCTACTACCTGCATCGCCCGGACAATGAGCGCGACTACGGCCAGGAGGCAATCGAGATCCTGCTTCAGGTGATGGAGAACCAGCGTGAGGACCTCGTCGTGATCCTCGCCGGCTACGGCGAGCGCATGACGAGCTTCTTCGCGTCGAATCCCGGCTTCCGCTCGCGCATTGCCCATCACATCGAATTTCCCGACTATGCGGAAGCCGAACTGCTGGTCATTGCCGAACTGATGTTGAGGGAGCGCGGCTATCGTTTCTCGGCGGCAGCGCGCCAGGCCTTCGAGCAGTACATTGCGTTGCGCCGGACCCAGCCGTTCTTTTCCAACGCCCGCTCGATCCGCAACGCCGTCGATCGTATCCGCCTGCGGCAGGCCGACCGCCTGGTGTCGGATCTCGACCGCATGCTCGACGTCGCCGATCTCGAAACCATCGATCCCCTGGACGTGCTGGCGAGCCGCGTGTTCTCGGGCGGGGCCGATGCAAGGAGCGCAAAGCCATGA
- a CDS encoding ribulose bisphosphate carboxylase small subunit translates to MKLTQGCFSFLPDLTDDQITKQVQYCLANGWAVNIEFTDDPHPRSTYWEMWGLPMFDLQDAAGVMMELAECRRVYGDRYIRISGFDSSHGWESVRISFIVNRPKQEAEFELVRQEVGGRAIRYTTVRKPAAHAST, encoded by the coding sequence ATGAAACTGACCCAAGGTTGCTTCTCGTTCCTGCCTGATCTGACCGACGACCAGATCACCAAGCAGGTGCAATACTGCCTCGCCAACGGCTGGGCGGTGAACATCGAGTTCACCGACGATCCGCATCCCCGCAGCACCTATTGGGAGATGTGGGGCCTGCCGATGTTCGATCTCCAGGACGCTGCCGGCGTGATGATGGAGCTTGCCGAATGCCGCAGGGTGTATGGCGACCGCTACATCCGCATCAGCGGCTTCGACTCCAGCCACGGTTGGGAGTCGGTCCGGATCTCGTTCATCGTCAACCGGCCCAAGCAAGAGGCCGAATTCGAACTGGTGCGGCAGGAGGTGGGGGGACGCGCGATCCGCTACACCACCGTGCGCAAGCCGGCCGCGCACGCCTCGACCTGA